A single Paraburkholderia sp. FT54 DNA region contains:
- a CDS encoding catalase: MSERKLTNAAGAPVADNQNSMTAGVRGPVVLQDVWLLEKLAHFDREVIPERRVHAKGSGAFGTLKVTHDISRYTKAKVFAEAGKETPLFMRFSTVAGERGAADAERDVRGFSIKFYTEEGNWDVVGNNTPVFFIRDPLKFPDFIHTQKRDPYTNMRSNIAAWDFWARHPESLHQVTILMSDRGIPQNFRQMHGFGSHTYSFINADNQRFWVKFHFKSMQGIENFTDAEAAQVVAQDRESAQRDLIGNIDAGNFPKWRFAIQVMPEAEAATYRFNPFDVTKVWSQKDYPLIDVGTIELNRNAANYFADVEQAAFTPANVVPGIGFSPDRLLQGRLFSYGDTQRYRLGINHHQIPVNASRVPSPHSFHRDGAMRTDGNLGGNVNYEPNRFGDFAQDANASEPPLAAGTVDRYDHRADDDYYTQVGMLFALFDAAQRERLFGNIARHIRGVPQEIVARQIEHFRRADPAYAQGVIAAMADLAERDK; this comes from the coding sequence ATGTCCGAACGTAAGCTCACCAATGCCGCCGGCGCACCGGTCGCCGACAACCAGAATTCGATGACCGCCGGCGTGCGTGGTCCGGTTGTTTTGCAAGACGTCTGGCTGCTCGAAAAACTCGCGCACTTCGATCGCGAAGTGATTCCGGAACGCCGTGTTCACGCCAAAGGTTCGGGCGCGTTCGGCACGCTGAAGGTCACGCACGATATCTCGCGCTACACGAAGGCGAAGGTGTTCGCGGAGGCCGGCAAGGAAACGCCGCTTTTCATGCGTTTTTCGACGGTTGCCGGCGAGCGTGGCGCGGCCGACGCCGAACGCGACGTGCGTGGTTTCTCGATCAAGTTCTACACGGAGGAAGGCAACTGGGACGTGGTGGGCAACAACACGCCGGTGTTCTTTATCCGCGATCCGCTGAAGTTTCCGGACTTCATTCACACGCAAAAGCGCGACCCGTACACCAACATGCGCAGCAATATCGCCGCCTGGGATTTCTGGGCGCGTCATCCGGAATCGCTGCATCAGGTGACGATTCTGATGAGCGACCGCGGCATTCCGCAGAATTTCCGTCAGATGCATGGCTTTGGCTCGCACACGTACTCGTTCATCAACGCCGACAACCAGCGTTTCTGGGTGAAGTTCCATTTCAAGTCGATGCAAGGCATCGAGAACTTCACCGATGCCGAAGCGGCACAAGTGGTCGCGCAAGACCGCGAAAGCGCGCAGCGCGATCTGATCGGCAACATCGACGCGGGCAATTTCCCGAAGTGGCGCTTCGCCATTCAGGTGATGCCGGAAGCGGAAGCGGCAACGTATCGCTTCAATCCGTTCGACGTCACGAAAGTGTGGTCGCAGAAGGACTATCCGTTGATCGACGTCGGCACGATCGAGTTGAATCGCAACGCGGCGAACTATTTCGCGGACGTGGAGCAGGCGGCGTTCACGCCGGCCAACGTGGTGCCGGGTATCGGCTTCTCGCCGGATCGCCTGTTGCAAGGCCGGCTGTTCTCGTACGGCGACACGCAGCGCTATCGCCTCGGCATCAACCATCACCAGATTCCGGTGAATGCATCGCGCGTGCCGAGCCCGCATTCGTTCCATCGTGACGGTGCGATGCGCACGGATGGCAACCTCGGCGGCAACGTGAATTACGAGCCGAACCGGTTCGGCGACTTCGCGCAGGACGCCAACGCGTCCGAACCGCCGCTCGCGGCGGGCACGGTGGACCGCTACGATCATCGCGCGGACGACGATTACTACACGCAGGTGGGCATGCTGTTCGCGCTCTTCGATGCGGCTCAGCGCGAGCGTCTGTTCGGCAACATCGCACGCCATATCCGCGGTGTGCCGCAGGAGATCGTTGCGCGTCAGATCGAGCATTTCCGTCGCGCCGACCCGGCTTACGCGCAAGGCGTGATCGCCGCGATGGCCGACCTCGCGGAACGCGACAAGTAA
- a CDS encoding LysR substrate-binding domain-containing protein, whose product MTLTELKYIVAVARERHFGRAAEACFVSQPTLSVAIKKLEDELNVQIFERGTSEVSVTPIGEQIVTQAQRVLEQTLAIKEIAKQGKDPLVGPLRLGVIYTIGPYLLPTLVKQMIKRVPQMPLMLQENYTLKLIELLKQGEIDVAIMALPFPETGLMLRPLYDEPFVVALPSGHAWENRLKIDADDLKQETMLLLGSGHCFRDHVLGVCPELMRFSQNADGIQKTFEGSSLETIRHMVASGVGITVLPRMSVHEVKPHAGGIDSGLLSYVAFDEPVPDRRVVLAWRKSFTRMPAIEAICDAISSCDLEGVKKLELPVAVN is encoded by the coding sequence ATGACGCTCACCGAATTGAAGTACATCGTCGCGGTCGCTCGCGAGCGGCACTTCGGCCGGGCCGCCGAAGCGTGTTTCGTCAGCCAGCCGACTCTGTCGGTGGCCATCAAGAAGCTCGAAGACGAGCTCAACGTGCAGATCTTCGAACGCGGCACGAGCGAAGTGAGCGTCACGCCGATCGGCGAACAGATCGTCACGCAAGCTCAACGCGTTCTCGAGCAGACGCTCGCCATCAAGGAAATCGCCAAACAGGGCAAAGACCCTCTGGTCGGGCCGCTGCGCCTCGGCGTCATCTACACGATTGGGCCGTATCTGCTGCCCACGCTCGTCAAGCAGATGATCAAGCGCGTCCCGCAAATGCCCTTGATGCTGCAGGAAAATTACACGCTCAAGCTGATCGAACTGCTCAAGCAAGGCGAAATCGACGTCGCCATCATGGCGCTGCCGTTTCCGGAGACGGGCCTGATGCTGCGCCCGCTGTACGACGAGCCTTTCGTGGTCGCCTTGCCGTCGGGTCACGCCTGGGAAAACCGCCTGAAAATCGACGCCGACGATCTGAAGCAGGAAACCATGCTGCTGCTCGGCAGCGGTCACTGTTTCCGTGACCACGTGCTGGGTGTCTGTCCCGAACTGATGCGCTTTTCGCAGAACGCGGACGGCATCCAGAAGACCTTTGAAGGGTCGTCACTGGAAACCATTCGTCACATGGTGGCGAGCGGTGTCGGCATTACCGTGCTGCCGCGCATGTCCGTGCATGAAGTGAAGCCGCACGCCGGCGGCATCGATTCGGGGCTGCTCAGCTACGTCGCTTTCGACGAACCCGTGCCGGATCGGCGCGTCGTGCTGGCCTGGCGCAAAAGCTTCACGCGCATGCCCGCCATCGAGGCCATTTGCGACGCCATCAGTTCCTGTGATCTGGAAGGCGTCAAGAAGCTCGAATTGCCGGTCGCCGTCAACTGA
- a CDS encoding IS3 family transposase (programmed frameshift) — MGRRNLTDEFKAEAVQLVVGQGYSITRACEALGVGDSALRRWVAQWRAQQAEPPRSDMQIQRDQRRIRELEARVMELEREREILKKFYGLLRQGNGSLLEVIRSLKKAWPVSLMCRLLKVPRSSYYAFAARPRKPVASPPLLKAVRQIHSESRSSYGSRRMAQALQQQGYAIGRYRARSLMREAQLAVARRRTHRYRKAGGEALIAPNLLERQFEPGAINRVWAGDITYVRTRQGWSYLAIVMDLHSRRIVGWAFALQADTELVIQALQQARQKRRPAAGLMFHSDQGCQYTSERFVSDLKANGIVQSMSRKGNCWDNAVVERFFRSLKSEWIGEQEYGSHEVARRDIAGYIADFYNYRRIHSAANNLPPVRYETSIY; from the exons ATGGGCAGACGGAACCTGACTGACGAATTCAAGGCAGAGGCAGTGCAACTGGTGGTTGGGCAGGGTTATTCGATCACCAGGGCTTGCGAGGCGCTGGGCGTGGGCGACTCGGCTTTGCGGCGCTGGGTGGCGCAGTGGCGTGCGCAGCAGGCTGAGCCGCCACGCAGCGACATGCAGATCCAGCGCGACCAGCGACGCATCCGTGAGCTGGAAGCGCGCGTGATGGAGCTTGAGCGGGAGCGCGAGATACTAAAAAAGT TCTACGGCCTTCTTCGTCAAGGAAATGGATCGCTCCTCGAAGTGATCCGTTCGCTGAAGAAGGCCTGGCCGGTGAGTCTGATGTGCCGTTTGCTGAAAGTGCCGCGAAGCAGCTATTACGCCTTTGCTGCGCGGCCACGCAAACCAGTCGCATCGCCTCCACTGCTGAAGGCCGTGCGTCAGATTCACAGCGAAAGCCGCAGCAGTTACGGCAGTCGCCGGATGGCGCAGGCACTGCAGCAGCAGGGTTACGCGATCGGACGCTACCGGGCGCGTTCGCTGATGCGCGAGGCGCAACTGGCTGTGGCCAGGCGGCGAACGCACCGGTACCGCAAGGCCGGGGGTGAAGCCCTGATTGCACCTAACCTGCTTGAGCGGCAATTCGAGCCGGGCGCGATCAACCGGGTATGGGCGGGCGATATCACGTATGTGAGAACGCGTCAGGGGTGGTCCTATCTGGCCATCGTGATGGATCTGCACTCGCGCCGCATCGTAGGCTGGGCGTTCGCCTTGCAGGCGGATACGGAACTGGTCATCCAGGCGCTACAGCAGGCCCGGCAGAAGCGGCGCCCGGCAGCGGGGCTGATGTTCCACTCCGATCAGGGCTGCCAGTACACGAGCGAGCGCTTTGTGAGCGATCTGAAGGCGAACGGGATCGTCCAGAGCATGAGCAGAAAGGGCAATTGCTGGGACAACGCGGTGGTCGAGCGCTTCTTCAGAAGCCTGAAAAGTGAATGGATTGGCGAACAGGAATACGGCAGCCACGAAGTCGCCCGCCGCGACATCGCGGGCTACATCGCAGACTTCTACAACTACCGGCGCATTCATTCGGCGGCAAACAATTTGCCTCCAGTGCGATACGAAACTTCGATTTATTGA
- the recG gene encoding ATP-dependent DNA helicase RecG — MPLSDRRLPSATDEVSAEPRRRGARGKAVAEVSDAGLAVRADVEQSAEKAARQIGEPDGKPVGEVGDKPAGKPADKSGNEHADSLANQSADKLAAEAAGIFGDKPAGKPAPKAAAKSSTKPAAKPVEKTADKLAKLGLTRDIDLVLHLPMRYEDETSLTPIGHLLPGGVAQTEGVVFDNEIAYRPRRQLLVKLHDDAGDELVLRFLNFYGSQVKQMAIGARLRVRGDVRGGFFGMEMVHPAVRVVDEDTPLPQALTPVYPSTAGVTQAYLRKSIDNALSRTSLPELLPEAVARTFMEPLGVPSLMDAVRTLHHPGVQSDETALIDGTHPAWVRIKFEELLAQQMSLKRAHDERRTRAAPAMPRRKLGDESALVARLLKALPFSLTAAQERVGGEIALDLTQPHPMQRLLQGDVGSGKTIVAALAAAQAIDAGYQAALMAPTEILAEQHARKLRGWLEPLGVSVAWLAGSLKTREKRAAIEAAALGTAQLVIGTHAIIQDAVEFARLGLVIVDEQHRFGVAQRLALRAKAQNAADGARDFQPHQLMMSATPIPRTLAMTYYADLDVSTIDELPPGRTPILTKLVSDARREEVIGRVREAALTGRQVYWVCPLIEESETLQLQTAVETYETLVAALPELNVGLVHGRLAPAEKAAVMDAFTRNEVQLLVATTVIEVGVDVPNASLMVIEHAERFGLAQLHQLRGRVGRGSAASVCVLLYTGPLSMTARARLQTMRETTDGFEIARRDLEIRGPGEFLGARQSGAAMLRFADLQNDQWLIEPAREAAAVLLEKFPEVVLQHLARWLGAREQYLKA; from the coding sequence ATGCCTTTGTCCGACCGCCGATTGCCCTCCGCTACCGATGAAGTGAGCGCCGAGCCCAGGCGCCGCGGCGCGCGGGGCAAGGCGGTGGCGGAGGTGAGCGACGCGGGCTTGGCTGTACGTGCGGACGTCGAGCAGAGCGCTGAAAAAGCCGCGCGACAAATCGGCGAACCTGATGGCAAGCCAGTCGGCGAAGTTGGCGACAAACCCGCCGGCAAACCCGCCGACAAATCTGGCAACGAGCACGCCGACAGCCTTGCCAACCAATCCGCCGACAAACTTGCCGCCGAAGCCGCCGGCATATTCGGCGACAAACCCGCCGGCAAGCCCGCGCCCAAAGCCGCCGCGAAATCCTCCACGAAGCCCGCGGCCAAACCCGTCGAAAAAACCGCCGACAAGCTCGCCAAACTCGGCCTCACACGCGACATCGACCTCGTGCTGCATCTGCCCATGCGTTACGAGGACGAAACCTCGCTGACGCCGATCGGGCATCTGCTGCCGGGCGGCGTCGCGCAGACCGAAGGCGTGGTGTTCGACAACGAGATCGCTTACCGTCCGCGCCGTCAGTTGCTGGTTAAGCTCCACGACGACGCCGGCGACGAACTCGTGCTGCGCTTTCTGAATTTCTACGGCTCGCAGGTCAAGCAGATGGCGATCGGCGCGCGGTTGCGGGTGCGCGGCGACGTGCGCGGCGGTTTCTTCGGCATGGAGATGGTGCATCCGGCCGTGCGCGTAGTCGACGAGGACACGCCGCTGCCGCAAGCTCTGACGCCGGTCTACCCGAGCACGGCGGGCGTGACGCAGGCGTATCTGCGCAAATCGATCGATAACGCGCTCTCGCGCACGTCTTTGCCGGAGTTGCTGCCCGAGGCGGTCGCGCGCACGTTCATGGAGCCGCTTGGCGTGCCGTCGCTGATGGACGCCGTGCGCACGCTGCATCATCCAGGTGTGCAGTCCGATGAGACCGCGTTGATCGACGGCACGCATCCGGCCTGGGTGCGCATCAAGTTCGAGGAATTGCTCGCGCAGCAGATGTCGCTCAAGCGCGCGCACGACGAGCGCCGCACGCGCGCGGCGCCGGCCATGCCGCGCCGCAAGCTGGGCGACGAATCCGCGCTGGTGGCGCGCTTGCTGAAGGCGCTGCCGTTTTCGCTGACGGCGGCGCAGGAGCGCGTCGGCGGTGAGATCGCGCTCGACCTGACCCAGCCTCATCCGATGCAGCGGCTCTTGCAGGGCGACGTCGGCAGCGGCAAGACGATCGTCGCCGCGCTCGCTGCGGCCCAAGCCATCGACGCCGGCTATCAGGCCGCGCTCATGGCCCCGACCGAAATCCTCGCCGAACAGCACGCGCGCAAGTTGCGCGGCTGGCTGGAGCCGCTCGGCGTGAGCGTCGCGTGGCTGGCCGGCAGTCTGAAGACCAGGGAAAAGCGCGCCGCGATCGAAGCCGCCGCGCTCGGCACGGCGCAACTCGTGATCGGCACGCACGCGATCATTCAGGACGCGGTCGAGTTCGCGCGTCTCGGGCTCGTGATCGTCGACGAACAGCACCGCTTCGGCGTGGCGCAACGGCTTGCGTTGCGCGCCAAGGCGCAGAACGCCGCCGACGGCGCGCGTGACTTCCAGCCGCATCAGTTGATGATGTCGGCGACGCCGATCCCGCGCACGCTCGCGATGACGTATTACGCCGACCTCGACGTTTCGACCATCGACGAACTGCCGCCCGGACGCACGCCGATCCTGACCAAGCTGGTGTCCGATGCGCGGCGCGAGGAGGTGATCGGTCGCGTGCGCGAGGCCGCGTTGACGGGGCGGCAGGTGTACTGGGTGTGTCCGCTGATCGAGGAAAGCGAGACATTGCAGTTGCAGACCGCGGTCGAGACGTATGAGACGCTGGTGGCTGCGTTGCCCGAGCTGAATGTCGGTCTCGTCCACGGACGTCTTGCGCCCGCTGAAAAAGCGGCGGTGATGGATGCGTTCACTCGCAACGAGGTGCAGTTGCTGGTGGCGACGACGGTGATCGAAGTGGGTGTCGATGTGCCGAATGCGTCGTTGATGGTGATCGAGCATGCGGAGCGGTTTGGGCTTGCGCAGTTGCATCAGTTGCGCGGGCGCGTGGGGCGAGGGAGTGCGGCGTCGGTTTGCGTGCTGCTTTATACGGGGCCTTTGTCGATGACTGCGCGGGCGCGGCTGCAGACCATGCGGGAGACGACTGACGGTTTTGAGATCGCCAGACGGGATCTCGAGATTCGTGGTCCGGGGGAGTTTTTGGGGGCTCGGCAGTCGGGAGCGGCCATGCTCAGATTCGCCGATCTTCAGAATGATCAGTGGCTGATCGAGCCCGCGCGGGAGGCTGCGGCGGTTTTGTTGGAGAAGTTTCCTGAGGTGGTGTTGCAGCATCTGGCGCGGTGGCTGGGGGCGCGGGAGCAGTATTTGAAGGCATGA
- the queA gene encoding tRNA preQ1(34) S-adenosylmethionine ribosyltransferase-isomerase QueA, with amino-acid sequence MLTLSDFDFDLPPELIAQAALPERSASRLLEVDHPADATGPARLIDRRFAELPECIAAGDLLVFNDTKVLKARFLGQKASGGKIEVLVERLTGERTALAQIRASKSPQPGTTIRLADAFDVTVGERVEPFYTLHFPGDCLTLIEQFGRLPLPPYIEHDPDATDETRYQTVFAQNPGAVAAPTAGLHFDEALLARLDAKGVERATLTLHVGAGTFQPVRVENLAEHKMHSEWYHLPQSLADRIAATRARGNRVIAVGTTSMRALEAAARDAETAGRPLAAASTETDIFITPGYKFRVVDRLVTNFHLPKSTLLMLVSAFAGVETIREAYRHAIEQRYRFFSYGDAMLLTRRDG; translated from the coding sequence ATGTTGACGCTTTCCGATTTCGATTTCGATCTGCCTCCCGAGCTGATCGCGCAAGCCGCGCTGCCCGAGCGCAGCGCCAGCCGCCTGCTCGAGGTGGACCATCCGGCCGACGCCACCGGCCCGGCGCGCCTGATCGACCGCCGCTTTGCCGAACTGCCCGAGTGCATCGCGGCCGGCGATCTGCTGGTCTTCAACGATACCAAAGTCCTGAAGGCGCGCTTCCTCGGCCAGAAGGCCAGTGGCGGCAAGATCGAAGTGCTGGTAGAGCGCCTCACCGGCGAGCGCACGGCGCTCGCGCAGATCCGCGCGAGCAAGAGCCCGCAGCCCGGCACCACGATCCGGCTGGCGGATGCCTTCGACGTCACGGTCGGCGAACGCGTCGAGCCGTTCTACACGCTGCATTTCCCCGGTGACTGCCTGACGCTGATCGAGCAGTTCGGCCGCCTGCCGCTGCCGCCCTACATCGAGCACGACCCCGACGCGACCGACGAAACCCGCTATCAAACGGTATTCGCGCAGAATCCGGGCGCGGTCGCCGCGCCCACGGCCGGCCTGCATTTCGACGAGGCGCTGCTGGCCCGCCTCGACGCCAAAGGCGTGGAACGCGCGACGTTGACGCTGCATGTCGGCGCGGGCACGTTCCAGCCGGTGCGGGTCGAGAATCTCGCCGAGCACAAGATGCACAGCGAGTGGTATCACCTGCCGCAATCGCTCGCCGACAGGATCGCGGCGACACGCGCGCGCGGCAACCGCGTGATCGCGGTGGGTACGACCTCGATGCGTGCGCTCGAAGCCGCCGCGCGCGACGCCGAAACCGCGGGCCGTCCACTCGCCGCCGCCAGCACGGAAACCGACATCTTCATCACGCCGGGCTATAAATTCCGCGTGGTCGACCGGCTGGTGACCAATTTCCATTTGCCGAAATCGACGCTGCTGATGCTGGTGTCGGCCTTCGCCGGCGTCGAAACGATTCGCGAGGCATATCGCCATGCGATCGAGCAGCGTTACCGCTTCTTTAGTTACGGCGACGCAATGCTGCTGACCCGGCGCGACGGATGA
- the tgt gene encoding tRNA guanosine(34) transglycosylase Tgt has product MTDGHSVSPRADHGAYLRDHVRPDNGLNFELLGVDGQARRGRVTLNHGVVETPIFMPVGTYGTVKAVQPRELEEMHAQIILGNTFHLWLRPGLETIEAHGGLHGFMGWKKPILTDSGGFQVFSLGDLRKITEDGVTFASPINGDKLFLSPEVSMQIQKVLNSDIVMQFDECTPYATNNVPTSHKEAADSMRMSMRWAQRSIDEFKRLGNPNALFGIVQGGMFEDLREESLAGLAEKDFHGLAIGGLSVGEPKEDMMRVLNHIGPKLPANKPHYLMGVGTPEDLVAGVAAGVDMFDCVMPTRNARNGWLFTRFGDIKIRNATHKNSLRPLDEQCGCYTCRNFTRGYLHHLHRVGEILGAQLNTIHNLHYYLELMQEIRDAIGAKMFEPFRKRFHENRARGTAEAP; this is encoded by the coding sequence ATGACCGATGGTCATTCCGTTAGCCCGCGCGCCGACCACGGCGCTTACCTCCGCGATCATGTTCGCCCCGACAACGGCCTCAATTTCGAACTGCTCGGCGTGGACGGGCAGGCCCGCCGTGGCCGCGTCACGCTGAATCACGGCGTGGTGGAAACGCCGATCTTCATGCCGGTCGGCACCTACGGCACCGTGAAGGCGGTGCAGCCGCGCGAGCTGGAGGAAATGCACGCGCAGATCATCCTCGGCAACACCTTTCACCTGTGGCTGCGTCCGGGTCTGGAAACGATCGAGGCGCACGGCGGCCTGCACGGCTTCATGGGCTGGAAAAAACCGATCCTCACCGACTCGGGCGGCTTCCAGGTGTTCTCGCTCGGCGATCTGCGCAAGATCACCGAAGATGGCGTCACGTTCGCGTCGCCTATCAACGGCGACAAACTGTTCCTGTCGCCCGAAGTGTCGATGCAGATCCAGAAAGTGCTGAACTCCGACATCGTCATGCAGTTCGACGAATGCACGCCATACGCGACCAACAACGTGCCCACTTCGCACAAGGAAGCGGCCGATTCGATGCGCATGTCGATGCGCTGGGCGCAGCGCTCCATCGACGAATTCAAGCGGTTGGGCAACCCGAACGCGCTGTTCGGCATTGTTCAGGGCGGCATGTTCGAAGACTTGCGCGAGGAGTCGCTGGCGGGACTCGCGGAGAAGGATTTCCATGGTCTGGCGATCGGCGGGCTGTCGGTCGGCGAGCCGAAGGAAGACATGATGCGCGTCCTGAACCACATCGGCCCGAAGCTGCCGGCCAACAAGCCGCACTATCTGATGGGCGTCGGCACGCCGGAAGATCTGGTGGCGGGCGTGGCGGCCGGTGTCGACATGTTCGACTGCGTGATGCCGACCCGCAACGCGCGCAACGGCTGGCTCTTCACGCGTTTCGGCGACATCAAGATCCGCAACGCCACGCACAAGAATTCGCTGCGCCCGCTCGACGAGCAATGCGGCTGCTACACCTGCCGAAATTTCACGCGCGGCTACCTCCACCATCTGCATCGTGTAGGGGAAATCCTCGGTGCGCAGTTGAACACGATCCACAACCTGCACTACTACCTTGAGCTGATGCAGGAAATCCGCGACGCGATCGGCGCGAAAATGTTCGAACCCTTCCGCAAACGCTTCCACGAGAACCGCGCGCGGGGCACCGCCGAGGCGCCATGA
- the yajC gene encoding preprotein translocase subunit YajC: protein MSFISNAFAQGTATGGIESNLMSFLPLILMFGVLYFIMIRPQMKRQKEHRNMLAAMAKGDEVVTNGGIVGKVTKVGEAYVGVEISEGTEITVQKASVTTILPKGTIKSL from the coding sequence GTGTCGTTCATTTCCAATGCCTTCGCCCAAGGCACAGCAACAGGTGGCATTGAATCGAACCTGATGAGCTTCCTGCCGCTGATCCTGATGTTCGGCGTGCTGTACTTCATCATGATTCGCCCGCAAATGAAGCGCCAGAAGGAACATCGCAACATGCTCGCCGCCATGGCCAAGGGCGATGAAGTGGTGACGAATGGCGGCATCGTCGGCAAGGTGACCAAGGTGGGCGAGGCTTACGTCGGCGTCGAAATCTCGGAAGGCACGGAAATCACCGTGCAAAAGGCGTCGGTCACGACGATTCTCCCGAAGGGCACGATCAAGTCGCTGTAA
- the secD gene encoding protein translocase subunit SecD, with translation MNRYPLWKYAVMLVALVIGLVYTLPNLFGEAPAVQVSSGKATVKLDSTTLSAVEAALAANQIKPDDVTFDNSATNANIRVRLPDTDTQLRVKDLLQKSLNSDPTDPQFVVALNLQSASPRWLTALHALPMYLGLDLRGGVHFLLQVDMAGALNKKLDSDASDARTLLRDKNIRDGGVNRVNQSVVINFADQATADTASKQLSRGIAELQWASQPGPDGGVQLVGTFTPEVQKAVQDAALKQNITTLHNRVNELGVAEPVIQQQGSDRIVVELPGVQDTAKAKDIIGRTATLEARLADPVNTHPNPNDPVPPGDELFTQGNQTPVLLRKQIIFTGDRIIDASAGFDEHQRPSVNIRLDSAGGRAVASISRDNIGKPMAMVLFEKGKGEVLTVATIQSELGDRFQITGQATPQGAADLALLLRAGSLAAPMDIIEERTIGPSLGADNIKKGFHSVVWGFAAIAVFMIAYYMLFGVISMIGLSVNLLLLIAVLSMLQATLTLPGIAAIALALGMAIDANVLINERVREELRHGAPPQLAIQNGYAHAWATILDSNVTTLIAGIALLAFGSGPVRGFAIVHCIGILTSMFSAVFFSRGIVNLWYGGKKKLKSLAIGQVWRPETAPAGSAAYLGSEDAATDTAQAVAAVAAKPSKAKAAVAQARAGKPTVRRRNAQGSSNTTNTPQKPGSSR, from the coding sequence ATGAATCGTTACCCCCTCTGGAAATACGCCGTGATGCTGGTGGCTCTGGTCATCGGCCTCGTGTACACGCTGCCCAACCTGTTCGGCGAAGCGCCGGCGGTGCAGGTGTCGAGCGGCAAGGCAACGGTCAAGCTCGACTCGACCACGCTGTCGGCTGTCGAAGCCGCGCTCGCCGCGAATCAGATCAAGCCGGACGACGTCACGTTCGACAACTCCGCGACCAACGCGAACATCCGCGTGCGTTTGCCGGACACCGACACGCAACTGCGCGTAAAGGACCTGCTGCAGAAGTCGCTGAACAGCGACCCGACCGACCCACAGTTCGTCGTGGCGCTGAATCTGCAAAGCGCGTCGCCGCGCTGGCTGACTGCCTTGCACGCGCTGCCGATGTACCTCGGTCTCGATCTGCGCGGCGGCGTTCACTTCCTGCTGCAGGTCGACATGGCCGGCGCGCTGAACAAGAAGCTCGATTCGGACGCTTCGGACGCGCGCACGCTGCTGCGTGACAAGAACATCCGCGACGGCGGCGTGAACCGCGTCAACCAGTCGGTGGTGATCAATTTCGCCGACCAGGCCACGGCGGACACCGCGTCGAAGCAGCTGAGCCGCGGCATCGCCGAACTCCAGTGGGCTTCGCAGCCCGGCCCGGACGGCGGCGTGCAACTGGTCGGCACGTTCACGCCGGAGGTGCAGAAAGCCGTGCAGGACGCTGCGCTCAAGCAGAACATCACCACGCTGCATAACCGCGTGAACGAACTCGGCGTGGCCGAGCCGGTGATCCAGCAGCAAGGCTCGGACCGCATCGTGGTCGAACTGCCGGGCGTGCAGGACACGGCGAAGGCGAAGGACATCATCGGCCGCACGGCCACGCTCGAAGCGCGCCTCGCCGATCCGGTCAACACGCATCCGAATCCGAACGATCCGGTGCCGCCGGGCGACGAGCTGTTCACGCAAGGCAACCAGACGCCGGTGCTGCTGCGCAAGCAGATCATCTTCACGGGCGACCGGATCATCGACGCGTCGGCGGGTTTCGACGAGCATCAACGTCCTTCCGTCAACATCCGTCTCGATTCGGCCGGCGGCCGCGCGGTGGCCAGCATCTCGCGCGACAACATCGGCAAGCCGATGGCCATGGTGCTGTTCGAAAAGGGCAAGGGCGAAGTGCTGACGGTGGCAACGATCCAGTCGGAACTGGGCGACCGCTTCCAGATCACCGGCCAGGCCACGCCGCAAGGCGCCGCCGACCTCGCGCTGCTGCTGCGCGCCGGTTCGCTGGCCGCGCCGATGGACATCATCGAAGAACGCACGATCGGTCCGAGCCTCGGCGCGGACAACATCAAGAAGGGCTTCCACTCGGTGGTGTGGGGCTTCGCGGCGATCGCCGTCTTCATGATCGCGTACTACATGCTGTTCGGCGTGATCTCCATGATCGGCCTGTCGGTCAACCTGCTGCTGCTGATCGCCGTGCTGTCCATGCTGCAGGCCACGCTCACCTTGCCGGGTATCGCGGCTATCGCGCTCGCGCTCGGTATGGCGATCGACGCCAACGTGCTGATCAACGAACGCGTGCGTGAAGAACTGCGCCACGGCGCGCCGCCGCAACTGGCGATCCAGAACGGCTACGCGCACGCCTGGGCGACGATTCTCGACTCGAACGTCACCACGCTGATCGCCGGTATCGCACTGCTCGCGTTCGGCTCAGGGCCGGTGCGCGGCTTTGCGATCGTGCACTGTATCGGCATACTGACGTCGATGTTCTCGGCCGTGTTCTTCTCGCGCGGCATCGTCAACCTCTGGTACGGCGGCAAGAAGAAGCTGAAGTCGCTGGCGATCGGTCAGGTGTGGCGTCCGGAGACGGCGCCCGCAGGCTCGGCCGCTTACCTTGGCAGCGAAGACGCCGCGACCGACACCGCGCAGGCTGTCGCCGCGGTTGCCGCCAAGCCGTCGAAGGCCAAGGCAGCGGTCGCGCAGGCGCGGGCCGGCAAGCCGACCGTGCGCCGCCGTAACGCGCAGGGTTCGTCGAATACGACGAATACGCCGCAGAAACCGGGTTCATCCCGCTGA